One genomic segment of Acidobacteriota bacterium includes these proteins:
- the porA gene encoding pyruvate ferredoxin oxidoreductase — MRKVMEGTHAISHAVERCRAGVIAAYPITPSSGVVELLAEMCADGRLDARFVAVESEHSAMATCAGASQAGVRAFTATSSHGLAYMHEMLHWCAGGRLPVVLANVNRALGSPWSILADQSDSLSQRDTGWIQFYCENNQEVFDTIVQAFRVAEEVLLPAMVCLDAFFLSHTSEPVSVPAQADIDAFLPPFEPPYSLSPGDPHAFGGLRGPDGYMELRARMQEAMDDAIAAATRAADEYHERFGRLHPLVESYPDADADLFLLTMGTMAGTARAVVDRRRARGERVSLAKLRLFRPFPFELIRHTLGGAAKVAVVDRSLSFGHGGIVASEVRAAFANRIEAPLIFSYIAGLGGRDVTPEVLDDVVEHARTSDRPDADTLWVGLNE; from the coding sequence CTGCGCAAGGTGATGGAGGGCACGCACGCGATCTCCCACGCGGTCGAGCGGTGCCGCGCCGGGGTGATCGCCGCCTACCCGATCACGCCCTCGTCGGGAGTCGTCGAACTGCTCGCCGAGATGTGCGCCGATGGCCGGCTCGACGCCCGCTTCGTCGCGGTCGAGTCGGAGCACTCGGCGATGGCCACCTGCGCCGGCGCGTCGCAGGCGGGGGTCCGGGCGTTCACGGCGACTTCGTCACACGGGCTCGCCTACATGCACGAGATGCTGCACTGGTGCGCCGGCGGGCGCCTCCCGGTCGTGCTCGCCAACGTCAACCGGGCGCTCGGATCGCCATGGAGCATCCTCGCCGACCAGAGCGACTCGCTCTCGCAGCGTGACACGGGGTGGATCCAGTTCTACTGCGAGAACAACCAGGAGGTCTTCGACACCATCGTCCAGGCCTTCCGCGTCGCGGAGGAGGTGCTGTTGCCGGCCATGGTGTGCCTCGACGCGTTCTTCCTCTCGCACACCAGCGAACCGGTGTCGGTGCCGGCCCAGGCCGATATCGACGCGTTCCTGCCGCCGTTTGAGCCGCCGTACTCCCTCTCGCCCGGCGACCCCCATGCGTTCGGCGGACTCCGGGGCCCTGACGGATACATGGAGCTGCGCGCGCGGATGCAGGAAGCCATGGACGACGCGATCGCGGCCGCGACCCGGGCGGCAGACGAGTACCACGAACGGTTCGGCCGTCTGCACCCGCTCGTCGAGAGCTACCCCGACGCGGACGCCGACCTCTTCCTGCTCACGATGGGCACGATGGCCGGGACGGCCCGGGCAGTGGTCGATCGCCGCCGGGCCCGCGGCGAGCGCGTCTCGCTCGCCAAGCTCAGGCTCTTCCGGCCGTTCCCCTTCGAGCTGATCCGGCACACGCTCGGCGGGGCCGCCAAGGTGGCCGTGGTCGACCGGAGCCTGTCGTTCGGCCATGGCGGGATCGTCGCGTCGGAGGTGCGTGCGGCGTTCGCGAACCGGATCGAGGCGCCGCTCATCTTCTCGTACATCGCGGGTCTCGGCGGTCGCGATGTCACCCCCGAGGTGCTCGACGATGTCGTCGAGCACGCGCGAACCAGCGACCGGCCCGACGCCGACACGCTGTGGGTCGGGCTCAATGAGTAG
- a CDS encoding NfeD family protein, protein MAWWHWAAIGLVLVGLEMAGPGGFYIIFFGVGALFVALLNLIGLGGPLWVQWLLFSVFSIGCLLVFRNPLLRRLRATEPAPKVDSLVGDLAVPVDDIAPGAVGRAELRGAVWSARNVDVVPLVKGQRCTVQRVEGLLISIRAEGAS, encoded by the coding sequence ATGGCGTGGTGGCACTGGGCGGCGATCGGCCTCGTGCTCGTCGGGCTCGAGATGGCGGGGCCCGGCGGCTTCTACATCATCTTCTTCGGGGTGGGCGCGCTCTTCGTCGCGCTGCTCAACCTGATCGGCCTTGGCGGCCCACTGTGGGTGCAGTGGCTGCTGTTCAGCGTCTTCTCCATTGGTTGCCTGCTGGTCTTCCGCAATCCCCTGCTGCGGCGGCTGCGCGCCACCGAACCTGCGCCGAAGGTCGACTCGCTCGTCGGCGACCTCGCCGTGCCCGTCGATGACATCGCCCCCGGGGCGGTCGGACGGGCCGAGCTGCGTGGGGCGGTCTGGAGCGCGCGCAACGTCGACGTCGTTCCCCTCGTGAAAGGTCAGCGCTGCACGGTGCAGCGCGTCGAAGGGTTGCTCATCTCCATCCGCGCCGAAGGAGCCTCCTGA
- a CDS encoding FAD-dependent oxidoreductase: MATSIRPLRVPAGPPMAVSLRSTRELPTGAWRTFRPKYVKPGSPCNLDCPAGTNVREFLARAADGDAVGAWRTIRATNPLPGICGRVCYHPCENGCNREAVDEAVAIHAVERAIADEARRLGARPDPAPLALPPRLVAVIGAGPAGLSCAYQLACHGHQVTVVDAMARPGGLLRYGIPAYRLPREVLDHEIALLHQMGVRFVGRTRIGANFEDLGTFDAVFVAVGLQRSKDAGVAGQETPGVRPGLDFLRQVNMGRGEPLAGPVVVIGGGNTALDAARAALRLGGEPTVLYRRSREDMPAHPDEIAQAEREGVQFVFHAAPTRFLSANGHLSGLEVQRMRPGRPDASGRSRPEPIPGAIFEVAATLALTAIGEELERDAVVGLTERAGSYLKADRFGRTSRRAVFAGGDAATGAGTVVEAIGSGRRAADAIVAHFEGRDVVAEHQAARLGVEGLNLYYFPPRPRANPPYQVPPGGVRQFDETIGGLTWAEAAAEAGRCFQCGLCTHCDNCVTFCPDNAVLADPATGGYAIDLAHCKGCGICVAECPRGAVTLVPEELR; the protein is encoded by the coding sequence GTGGCCACCAGCATCCGTCCCCTGCGCGTCCCGGCCGGCCCGCCCATGGCGGTGTCGCTGAGGAGCACGCGCGAGCTTCCCACCGGCGCGTGGCGGACCTTCCGGCCGAAGTACGTCAAGCCGGGCTCGCCGTGCAACCTCGATTGCCCGGCTGGCACGAACGTCCGCGAGTTCCTCGCACGCGCGGCCGACGGGGACGCGGTCGGCGCGTGGCGGACCATCCGCGCGACGAACCCGCTGCCGGGCATCTGCGGGCGCGTGTGCTACCACCCGTGCGAGAACGGCTGCAACCGCGAGGCCGTCGACGAAGCGGTCGCCATCCACGCCGTCGAGCGGGCGATCGCCGACGAGGCGCGGCGGCTCGGGGCGCGTCCCGATCCGGCGCCGCTCGCGCTGCCGCCCCGGCTCGTGGCGGTGATCGGCGCGGGACCGGCGGGGCTCAGCTGCGCCTACCAGCTCGCCTGCCATGGTCATCAGGTGACCGTGGTCGACGCCATGGCCCGGCCGGGTGGTCTGCTGCGTTACGGCATCCCCGCCTACCGGCTGCCGCGGGAGGTGCTCGACCACGAGATCGCGCTGCTGCACCAGATGGGCGTGCGGTTCGTCGGGCGGACGCGCATCGGCGCCAACTTCGAGGACCTCGGCACCTTCGACGCGGTGTTCGTGGCCGTCGGCCTCCAGCGTTCGAAGGACGCGGGCGTGGCGGGTCAGGAGACGCCGGGCGTCCGGCCCGGCCTCGACTTCCTCCGGCAGGTGAACATGGGGCGCGGCGAGCCCCTCGCCGGGCCCGTCGTCGTCATCGGCGGTGGCAACACGGCGCTCGACGCCGCGCGTGCGGCGCTGCGCCTCGGCGGCGAGCCGACGGTGCTCTACCGCCGGTCGCGCGAGGACATGCCGGCGCACCCGGACGAGATCGCGCAGGCGGAACGCGAAGGCGTTCAGTTCGTCTTTCACGCCGCGCCCACCCGCTTCCTGTCGGCGAACGGGCACCTGTCGGGCCTCGAGGTGCAGCGCATGCGACCCGGCCGTCCCGACGCCAGTGGGCGGTCGCGGCCCGAGCCGATCCCCGGCGCGATCTTCGAGGTGGCGGCGACGCTGGCCCTCACGGCCATTGGTGAGGAACTCGAGCGCGACGCCGTCGTGGGCCTCACTGAACGTGCCGGCAGCTATCTCAAGGCCGACCGGTTCGGCCGCACGTCTCGACGCGCGGTCTTCGCCGGCGGCGACGCGGCCACCGGGGCCGGCACGGTCGTCGAGGCCATCGGCTCGGGCCGGCGGGCGGCCGACGCCATCGTCGCGCACTTCGAGGGGCGCGACGTGGTCGCGGAGCACCAGGCAGCGCGGCTCGGCGTCGAGGGGCTGAACCTGTACTACTTCCCGCCGCGCCCGCGGGCCAACCCGCCCTATCAGGTCCCGCCGGGCGGCGTACGACAGTTCGACGAGACCATCGGCGGCCTCACGTGGGCCGAGGCCGCGGCCGAGGCCGGCCGCTGTTTCCAGTGCGGCCTGTGCACCCATTGCGACAACTGCGTGACCTTCTGCCCCGACAACGCCGTGCTCGCCGATCCGGCGACCGGCGGCTACGCCATCGACCTCGCCCACTGCAAGGGGTGCGGCATCTGCGTGGCCGAGTGTCCGCGCGGCGCCGTGACGCTCGTGCCGGAGGAACTGCGATGA
- a CDS encoding pyruvate synthase subunit beta yields the protein MSAVATRNFDLPADEVMSPGHLGCGGCGAALAMRFALKALGRETVLVFPACCWTVIDGPSPYSATGVPVMHTPFASAAAAASGVRAALDRRGQHDVTVCAWAGDGGTFDIGIQALSAAAERNENIIYVCYDNEAYMNTGVQRSSATPLGAWTTTTPAARTKRQGKKDLVGVLAAHGVPYVATATIAYPEDLVAKLQRAKTLTGLRFLHILAPCPAGWKIPSDQVVRYGRLAVAARVFPLFEVDHDRWRLSVDPPVVPVADYIKGQGRFRFLERDDDRLTALQSDVDRRWRRLASRVREAEAWS from the coding sequence ATGTCAGCGGTGGCCACGCGCAACTTCGACCTGCCGGCCGACGAGGTGATGTCGCCGGGACACCTGGGCTGCGGCGGCTGCGGGGCCGCGCTGGCCATGCGGTTTGCCCTGAAGGCCCTCGGTCGCGAGACGGTGCTGGTCTTCCCGGCCTGCTGCTGGACGGTGATCGACGGCCCCTCGCCGTACAGCGCGACCGGCGTCCCGGTCATGCACACGCCGTTTGCGTCGGCCGCGGCGGCGGCCTCCGGCGTGCGCGCGGCGCTCGACCGGCGGGGGCAGCACGACGTGACCGTGTGCGCGTGGGCCGGCGACGGCGGCACGTTCGACATCGGCATCCAGGCCCTGTCGGCGGCCGCCGAGCGCAACGAGAACATCATCTACGTCTGCTACGACAACGAGGCGTACATGAACACCGGCGTGCAGCGCAGTTCGGCGACGCCGCTCGGCGCCTGGACGACGACCACGCCGGCGGCCCGGACCAAGCGTCAGGGCAAGAAGGACCTGGTCGGGGTCCTCGCGGCGCACGGCGTGCCGTACGTCGCCACCGCGACGATCGCCTATCCGGAGGATCTCGTCGCGAAGCTGCAGCGGGCGAAGACCCTCACCGGTCTCAGGTTCCTGCACATCCTCGCTCCGTGCCCGGCCGGCTGGAAGATCCCGTCCGATCAGGTCGTGCGGTACGGCCGCCTCGCCGTCGCCGCGCGCGTCTTCCCGCTGTTCGAGGTCGACCACGATCGCTGGCGCCTGAGCGTCGACCCGCCCGTCGTGCCGGTGGCCGACTACATCAAGGGCCAGGGCCGGTTCCGCTTCCTCGAACGGGACGACGACCGGCTCACGGCCTTGCAGAGCGACGTCGATCGACGGTGGCGGCGGCTCGCGTCGCGGGTGCGCGAGGCGGAAGCCTGGTCGTGA
- a CDS encoding paraslipin, which yields MGTLIVFVVLALLVLFIFSRTAIVVPQQSAFVVERLGKYAATLDAGFHILVPFIDVIRYKHSLKEQAHDIPAQVCITRDNVQVGVDGVLYLKVLNPERASYGISDYLFAISQLAQTTLRSEVGKIDLDRTFEERTNINTSVVTELDKASDSWGVKVLRYEIKNITPPADVLAAMEKQMRAEREKRAVILTSEGKRDAQINTAEGAKQEVIKASEARKQQQINEAEGEAAAILAVATATAEGIRKVAETIRMDGGFEAVQLRVAEQYIQQFGQLAKDSNTLILPANAADVGSMIALAMQVFGKKPGAQ from the coding sequence ATGGGCACGCTGATCGTCTTCGTCGTCCTCGCCCTGCTCGTGCTGTTCATCTTCAGCCGCACGGCCATCGTCGTCCCCCAGCAGAGTGCCTTCGTGGTCGAGCGTCTGGGCAAGTACGCGGCCACGCTCGATGCCGGCTTCCACATCCTGGTGCCGTTTATCGACGTGATCCGCTACAAGCACTCGCTCAAGGAGCAGGCGCACGACATCCCGGCGCAGGTGTGCATCACGCGCGACAACGTGCAGGTGGGTGTCGACGGCGTGCTGTACCTGAAGGTGCTGAATCCCGAACGCGCGTCGTACGGCATCTCCGACTATCTGTTCGCCATCTCGCAGCTCGCGCAGACCACGCTCAGGAGCGAGGTGGGCAAGATCGATCTCGACAGGACGTTCGAGGAGCGCACGAACATCAACACGTCGGTCGTCACGGAGCTCGACAAGGCGTCCGATTCGTGGGGCGTGAAGGTGCTCCGCTACGAGATCAAGAACATCACGCCACCGGCTGACGTGCTGGCCGCGATGGAGAAGCAGATGCGCGCCGAGCGCGAGAAGCGCGCGGTGATCCTCACGTCGGAAGGCAAGCGCGACGCCCAGATCAACACGGCGGAGGGCGCGAAGCAGGAGGTCATCAAGGCCTCGGAAGCACGCAAGCAGCAGCAGATCAACGAGGCCGAGGGCGAGGCGGCGGCGATCCTCGCGGTGGCGACCGCCACGGCGGAGGGCATCCGCAAGGTCGCCGAGACCATCCGGATGGATGGCGGATTCGAGGCCGTACAACTGCGCGTCGCCGAGCAGTACATCCAGCAGTTCGGCCAGCTCGCCAAGGACAGCAACACCCTCATCCTGCCCGCCAACGCGGCCGACGTCGGGTCGATGATCGCGCTGGCGATGCAGGTCTTCGGCAAGAAGCCAGGCGCCCAGTAA
- a CDS encoding patatin-like phospholipase family protein, whose translation MTLAGGGNRAFYQFGLLERWHAALLPRTAAIVACSAGASVAVMFLSGREPEARAVWEVRTRGVTKNVDFTRALRGERIAPHGEVFREIMLTLGRDGGLERVRALPVPFLVLASAFPRALPAPVAVVVGISAYQLEKAWRPATLHPTFGRAVGFRPAVFDARDCETPEELADLVLASSATPPFTPVGRFRHQRLLDGGMVDNAPAFVADTLPGVRRTLVLLTRPYPPGVLGPRGRRMYVAPRVPVPIERWDYTRPHLLQDTIEQGRREADAHWPAVEAWLDADIGADPGVPSDD comes from the coding sequence TTGACCCTCGCCGGCGGCGGCAACCGCGCCTTCTACCAGTTCGGCCTGCTCGAGCGCTGGCACGCAGCGCTGCTGCCCCGCACGGCGGCCATCGTCGCGTGCTCGGCCGGCGCGTCGGTGGCGGTGATGTTCCTGTCGGGACGCGAGCCCGAAGCACGGGCGGTGTGGGAGGTCCGCACGCGCGGCGTCACGAAGAACGTCGACTTCACCCGCGCGCTCCGCGGCGAGCGCATCGCGCCTCACGGCGAGGTCTTCCGCGAGATCATGTTGACGCTCGGGCGCGATGGCGGCCTCGAGCGCGTCCGCGCCCTTCCCGTCCCCTTTCTCGTGCTCGCCTCCGCGTTTCCCCGGGCCCTGCCCGCGCCGGTCGCGGTCGTCGTCGGCATCTCGGCCTACCAGCTCGAGAAGGCCTGGCGGCCCGCCACGCTGCACCCGACCTTCGGCCGTGCGGTGGGGTTCCGGCCGGCGGTGTTCGACGCGCGCGATTGCGAGACGCCCGAGGAGTTGGCCGACCTGGTGCTGGCCTCGTCGGCCACCCCGCCCTTCACGCCCGTCGGGCGGTTCCGCCATCAGCGGCTGCTCGACGGCGGCATGGTCGACAACGCCCCCGCGTTCGTGGCCGACACCCTGCCCGGCGTCCGCCGGACGCTGGTGCTGCTGACCCGCCCCTATCCGCCGGGCGTGCTCGGGCCCCGCGGGCGCCGGATGTACGTCGCCCCGCGCGTCCCTGTCCCTATCGAACGCTGGGACTACACGAGGCCACACCTGCTGCAGGACACCATCGAGCAGGGCCGGCGCGAAGCCGACGCTCATTGGCCCGCGGTCGAGGCATGGCTCGACGCCGACATCGGAGCGGACCCCGGCGTCCCATCGGACGACTGA
- a CDS encoding endonuclease/exonuclease/phosphatase family protein encodes MPGPVVLPVTIVDDLARLGQAEIPLSVVTLTRIHEIQGEGQYSPYLGQVVTTTGIVTARRFNNAFFIQTPDGEDDGNPSTSEGLMVFTGSPLPASPVEGDLVRVSGLVEEFVPGADPFQLPITELVNPTVTVLGSGYPLPAPVTITAADTRPDGPVDQLERLEGMRVAIPSLTVVGPSLGTVNEATATATSTGIYYGVVTGTARPFREPGIDVLDLVPPEAPSPDTIPRFDGNPERIRVNSRGQVAAVAPVDVAAGQLVEGLTGVLDYAFRTYTLLPDVGTGVVSGSVSARPVPIPRRDEITVASFNLERFFDSVNDPAIGEPVLNPVAYANRLNKASLAIRDVLRSPDVLGVIEVENLATLADLAEKINADTMAAEGTDPAYVAYLEEGNDPGGIDVGFLVKSSRVTVHSVVQVGRDALYVQPNGDTALLNDRPPLVLEASAASLSTGDVFDFTVIVNHLRSLNGVTELTPNGERVRAKRRAQAEFLANLVQDRQAADPAAHIFVVGDLNAFEFSDGYADVVGTISGTPAPADEVVLASDPLVDPPLTNLASRLPSHERYSYVFDGSAQILDHVLVSAGARRWVSGFAYSRGNADFPQVARNDVTTPERLSDHDAPVAYVALGMPRVKARVVDWKTAGHGLVDVTVLLTNAGGGNALDVRLDRVMLQPLAWHRPVTLLTPLPVLAGDLAPGDSVSLTLRIAADATTRFVMIFNGSFSAPAGQRPHFGGAALVGPRLPMLIKHGPR; translated from the coding sequence ATGCCCGGCCCCGTTGTCCTGCCGGTCACGATCGTCGACGACCTCGCACGCCTCGGCCAGGCCGAGATCCCGCTCTCGGTCGTCACGCTGACGCGGATTCACGAGATCCAGGGCGAGGGCCAGTACTCGCCCTACCTCGGGCAGGTCGTCACGACCACCGGCATCGTCACGGCACGCCGGTTCAACAACGCGTTCTTCATCCAGACGCCCGATGGCGAGGACGATGGCAATCCCAGCACCTCGGAAGGCTTGATGGTGTTCACCGGGTCGCCGCTCCCGGCCTCACCGGTCGAAGGCGATCTCGTGCGCGTGAGCGGGCTCGTCGAGGAGTTCGTCCCGGGCGCCGACCCGTTCCAGCTGCCGATCACCGAGCTCGTGAACCCGACGGTCACGGTGCTCGGTTCGGGCTACCCGCTGCCGGCACCGGTCACCATCACTGCGGCCGACACCAGGCCGGACGGGCCGGTCGACCAGCTCGAACGGCTCGAGGGCATGCGCGTCGCGATTCCGTCGCTCACCGTGGTCGGGCCGTCGCTCGGCACCGTGAACGAGGCGACGGCGACGGCGACGAGCACCGGCATCTACTACGGCGTCGTCACCGGCACCGCGCGTCCGTTCCGCGAGCCCGGCATCGACGTGCTCGACCTGGTGCCACCCGAGGCGCCCTCGCCCGACACCATCCCGCGGTTCGACGGCAACCCGGAGCGCATCCGGGTGAACTCGCGCGGGCAGGTGGCGGCCGTCGCGCCGGTCGACGTCGCGGCCGGCCAGCTCGTCGAGGGCCTGACCGGCGTGCTCGACTACGCGTTCCGCACCTACACGCTGCTGCCCGACGTGGGCACGGGCGTCGTATCGGGAAGCGTCTCGGCACGGCCGGTGCCCATCCCGCGGCGCGATGAGATCACCGTCGCGTCGTTCAACCTCGAGCGCTTCTTCGACAGCGTCAACGATCCGGCCATCGGCGAACCGGTCCTGAACCCCGTTGCGTACGCGAACCGGCTGAACAAGGCGTCGCTGGCGATTCGCGACGTCCTGCGTTCGCCCGACGTCCTCGGCGTGATCGAGGTGGAGAACCTCGCGACGCTCGCCGACCTCGCCGAGAAGATCAACGCCGACACGATGGCGGCGGAAGGAACCGATCCGGCGTACGTCGCCTATCTCGAAGAAGGCAACGACCCCGGCGGCATCGACGTCGGCTTCCTCGTGAAGTCGTCGCGCGTGACCGTGCACTCAGTGGTGCAGGTGGGCAGGGACGCGCTGTACGTCCAGCCGAACGGCGACACGGCGCTGCTCAATGACCGGCCGCCGCTCGTGCTCGAGGCGTCGGCTGCTTCGCTGTCGACAGGGGACGTCTTCGACTTCACGGTGATCGTGAACCACCTGCGGTCGCTGAACGGGGTGACCGAGCTGACGCCCAACGGCGAGCGCGTGCGGGCCAAGCGCCGCGCGCAGGCCGAGTTCCTCGCCAACCTGGTGCAGGACCGCCAGGCCGCCGACCCCGCAGCACACATCTTCGTCGTGGGCGACCTCAACGCGTTCGAGTTCAGCGACGGCTACGCCGACGTCGTCGGGACCATCTCGGGCACGCCGGCTCCAGCCGACGAGGTCGTCCTGGCGAGCGATCCGCTCGTCGACCCGCCGCTCACGAACCTGGCGAGTCGGCTCCCGTCTCACGAGCGCTATTCGTACGTGTTCGATGGCAGCGCGCAGATCCTCGACCACGTGCTGGTGTCGGCCGGTGCGCGGCGCTGGGTCAGCGGCTTCGCCTACAGTCGCGGCAACGCCGACTTCCCGCAGGTGGCGCGTAACGACGTCACCACGCCCGAGCGGTTGTCCGATCACGATGCGCCGGTGGCGTACGTCGCCCTGGGCATGCCGCGCGTGAAAGCCCGGGTCGTGGACTGGAAGACCGCCGGCCACGGCCTGGTGGATGTCACCGTGCTGCTCACCAACGCCGGCGGCGGCAACGCCCTCGACGTCCGCCTCGATCGCGTGATGCTGCAGCCGCTGGCCTGGCACCGCCCGGTGACGCTGCTCACTCCGCTGCCCGTCCTGGCCGGCGACCTCGCGCCGGGCGACAGCGTTTCGCTGACCCTCCGCATCGCCGCCGATGCCACGACGCGGTTCGTGATGATCTTCAACGGGAGCTTCAGCGCGCCGGCGGGACAGCGGCCGCACTTCGGGGGCGCGGCCCTCGTCGGCCCGCGGCTGCCGATGCTGATCAAGCACGGTCCGCGGTAA